In the Paenibacillus pabuli genome, one interval contains:
- a CDS encoding nucleoside triphosphate pyrophosphohydrolase produces MPTYNKLVRDKIPHIITSSGKECRTRILDPEEYKQELRTKLQEESEEYMSAGSDQEALEELADMLEVIRALAEVHGANAAQLDKLRADKAEARGGFQERVYLIDVDEA; encoded by the coding sequence ATGCCTACATACAACAAATTGGTGCGGGACAAGATTCCGCATATTATCACATCCAGTGGGAAGGAATGCCGCACACGCATTCTGGACCCGGAGGAATATAAGCAAGAACTAAGAACGAAGCTGCAAGAAGAATCGGAAGAATACATGAGTGCAGGAAGTGATCAGGAAGCGCTGGAAGAACTAGCCGACATGCTGGAGGTTATCCGGGCGCTGGCGGAGGTGCATGGTGCGAATGCGGCACAGCTGGATAAGCTTCGGGCAGACAAAGCCGAGGCACGCGGCGGATTCCAGGAACGGGTGTATCTGATCGATGTCGACGAAGCTTAA
- a CDS encoding DEAD/DEAH box helicase family protein, translated as MSTKLNVKLITDNLADELISRMQHASGIYIMTSFIMQSGVKLLAPHLKRAAERGAEVRMLAGDYLYITQPEGLRALCEVDPRIEARLWRSMGTSFHPKAYLFDHDNGEGLLIVGSSNFSFTALKTGYEWNLAMNAEAEPYTFQMALDKFMQSFYHETTLPVNPDSIALYEEEYRKYHQKNPEMIQRITEMEEAEFGTGLPEETEEEAAELSLIPIQPRFAQLDALEALEGTMEEQYDKAMVVMATGLGKTYLAGFFAQRFQRILFVAHREEILFQAKKSFQRIMPERSHGIYNGQHKDGAADCVYASIFTLSMQKHRDGFAADAFDLIVVDEFHHAAAKTYMSVIEHFQPKFLLGITATPDRLDGKDVYALCDGNVAYQIHFIDAIRRGWLAPFQYYGVFDDTDYSQIRWIGTKYDEEQLMAAQLHEEHVENIYSAWMRHKQTRTIGFCSSIRQADFLAAYFRSQGVKVLSLHSRTTEMSREEAIRHLDAGELEVVLTVDLFNEGTDIPSVDTLLFVRPTESLTVFTQQVGRGLRLAEGKSHCVIIDLIGNYRNADVKLSLLDVRGEEERSGKGMDSAVPEVPANCGIHLETRVVNLLQELSRKRLPRREKLQQDFLDVKRELGRIPTYLELHLMGRSKSIGYRSEFGSYVGFLYRAEMLSSVEAEVYVRHEAWLRDVEKTVLNKSYKMIVLLYMMERGEEYWMDPVTPGELANFFHTYLTEKEHRKRKDFSDKDKLALWEWNEKTATEIEKLIVKMPMSMWSGARGSMTRFEDGIFSLNIQVQDVEERALLYRWTREICLYRLHAYFERGKIN; from the coding sequence ATGTCGACGAAGCTTAACGTTAAACTCATTACAGATAACTTGGCAGACGAACTCATTTCCCGGATGCAGCATGCGTCCGGGATTTATATTATGACTTCCTTTATTATGCAGTCTGGTGTGAAGCTGCTTGCTCCGCATTTAAAGCGTGCGGCAGAACGTGGAGCCGAGGTGCGGATGCTCGCGGGAGACTATCTGTATATCACGCAGCCGGAGGGCTTGCGGGCATTGTGTGAGGTCGATCCACGAATTGAAGCAAGACTGTGGCGAAGTATGGGAACTTCTTTTCACCCGAAAGCCTATCTGTTCGATCATGACAACGGGGAAGGACTGCTGATTGTCGGATCGTCGAACTTTTCGTTCACGGCGCTGAAGACGGGGTATGAATGGAATCTCGCAATGAATGCAGAGGCAGAACCATATACGTTCCAGATGGCTTTGGACAAGTTCATGCAGAGCTTCTATCATGAGACGACATTGCCGGTGAACCCGGATTCAATTGCGCTTTATGAAGAAGAGTACCGAAAGTACCACCAGAAGAACCCGGAGATGATCCAGAGGATCACGGAAATGGAAGAAGCGGAGTTTGGCACCGGACTGCCAGAAGAAACAGAGGAAGAAGCCGCCGAGCTGTCGCTTATACCGATCCAGCCGCGGTTTGCGCAGCTCGATGCACTTGAAGCGTTGGAAGGCACGATGGAAGAGCAGTATGACAAGGCGATGGTCGTCATGGCGACCGGGCTTGGCAAAACGTATCTGGCGGGCTTCTTCGCCCAGCGATTCCAAAGGATACTGTTTGTGGCACACCGGGAAGAGATTTTGTTCCAGGCGAAGAAGTCTTTTCAGCGGATTATGCCGGAGCGCAGTCATGGTATCTACAACGGGCAGCATAAGGATGGAGCAGCGGATTGTGTGTATGCTTCGATCTTTACGCTGAGTATGCAGAAGCACCGGGATGGGTTTGCGGCGGATGCTTTTGATCTGATCGTGGTGGATGAGTTCCATCATGCGGCAGCGAAGACGTATATGTCGGTCATTGAGCATTTTCAACCTAAATTTCTGCTGGGCATTACGGCTACTCCGGATCGGCTAGATGGCAAAGACGTATATGCACTCTGTGATGGGAACGTGGCCTACCAGATACATTTTATTGATGCGATCCGGCGAGGATGGCTTGCTCCATTCCAATATTACGGTGTATTCGATGACACGGATTATTCGCAAATTCGCTGGATTGGTACGAAGTATGATGAAGAACAGCTTATGGCGGCTCAGCTACATGAGGAACATGTGGAGAACATCTATTCAGCCTGGATGCGGCATAAACAGACACGAACGATTGGCTTTTGCTCGTCGATCCGTCAGGCAGACTTTTTAGCTGCGTATTTCCGAAGTCAGGGCGTTAAGGTACTTAGTTTGCATTCGCGTACAACGGAGATGTCGCGGGAGGAAGCGATTCGACATCTTGATGCGGGTGAGCTGGAGGTTGTGCTGACGGTGGATCTGTTCAACGAAGGGACGGATATTCCAAGTGTGGATACGCTGCTCTTCGTGCGCCCAACTGAATCACTTACGGTGTTTACCCAGCAGGTGGGCCGAGGTCTGCGGCTGGCGGAAGGTAAATCACATTGTGTCATTATCGACCTGATCGGAAATTACCGGAATGCGGATGTGAAGCTGAGTCTGCTGGATGTGCGTGGCGAGGAAGAACGAAGCGGGAAAGGAATGGATTCGGCTGTGCCGGAAGTTCCAGCCAACTGTGGAATTCATCTGGAGACTCGAGTGGTAAATCTGCTTCAGGAGCTAAGCCGTAAGCGGTTGCCGCGTCGCGAGAAGCTGCAACAAGATTTTCTGGATGTGAAGCGGGAACTCGGGCGTATTCCGACATATCTGGAGCTGCATCTTATGGGACGTTCCAAAAGCATCGGGTATCGGAGCGAATTTGGCTCATATGTTGGGTTTCTTTATCGGGCGGAGATGCTGTCCTCGGTTGAGGCAGAGGTATATGTCCGCCATGAAGCATGGCTGAGGGACGTAGAGAAGACGGTTCTGAACAAAAGCTACAAGATGATTGTGCTGCTGTACATGATGGAGCGAGGCGAAGAGTACTGGATGGACCCGGTGACCCCGGGGGAGTTAGCGAATTTTTTCCATACGTATCTAACAGAGAAGGAGCACCGGAAACGGAAGGACTTTTCGGACAAGGACAAGCTTGCGCTCTGGGAATGGAACGAGAAGACGGCAACTGAGATTGAGAAGTTAATTGTTAAAATGCCAATGTCTATGTGGAGCGGGGCAAGGGGCAGTATGACGCGTTTTGAGGATGGGATATTCTCACTGAACATACAGGTGCAAGATGTGGAGGAACGGGCATTATTATACCGTTGGACAAGGGAGATTTGTCTATATCGATTGCATGCGTATTTTGAGCGTGGGAAAATAAATTAA